The Hemicordylus capensis ecotype Gifberg chromosome 6, rHemCap1.1.pri, whole genome shotgun sequence genome window below encodes:
- the LOC128328839 gene encoding carboxypeptidase N subunit 2-like isoform X2: MLDLRVNNLSGLEGDCFDALWSMKILLLSHNSVSRMWPKAFKSLGFLEKMDLSHNLLVRLPRDFSNDLASLKDLKLAHNHLVALGFESLQYLENLEKLDLSHNRVAYIERGTFRGLSRLRHLYLQYNKLVVIHNGFFFMLQNLEILLLNNNNISSIEVEAFTSLHNMNLLGLTGNQLIHLKFKTFLNIQTISTHIQLSGNLWACDCDLQRVFGKIMSVRHLHVDDYENITCASPWQLAGSPLHSVDSQLCVAETATVLVITVTVLVTVIAAIVMAERNRKKNHEKNWNEPESLFDSQEK; the protein is encoded by the coding sequence ATGCTGGACCTGAGGGTCAACAATCTGAGTGGGCTAGAGGGAGACTGCTTTGATGCCTTGTGGTCTATGAAGATTCTTCTCTTGTCCCACAATTCGGTTTCCAGGATGTGGCCCAAAGCGTTCAAATccctgggcttcttggagaagaTGGATCTCAGCCATAACCTCCTTGTCCGTCTGCCGCGGGACTTCTCAAATGACTTGGCTTCCCTGAAGGATCTCAAGCTGGCTCACAACCACTTGGTAGCTTTGGGGTTTGAAAGCCTGCAGTACTTGGAGAACCTGGAGAAGCTAGATCTGAGCCATAACCGGGTGGCTTATATTGAGAGAGGAACTTTCCGGGGTCTGTCCAGACTCCGACACCTCTACCTTCAGTATAACAAGCTTGTGGTCATCCACAATGGCTTCTTCTTCATGCTCCAGAACCTGGAAATCCTTctgctgaacaacaacaacatcagctCCATTGAGGTGGAAGCCTTCACTTCATTACACAACATGAATCTTTTGGGACTAACTGGCAACCAGCTCATTCATCTCAAATTCAAGACTTTCCTGAACATCCAGACCATCAGCACCCACATCCAGCTCTCAGGCAACCTATGGGCTTGCGACTGTGACCTCCAGCGGGTTTTTGGCAAGATCATGAGTGTCCGACACCTCCATGTGGATGACTATGAGAACATCACCTGCGCCAGCCCCTGGCAGTTAGCTGGCTCACCTCTCCACTCTGTGGACAGCCAGCTGTGCGTTGCAGAGACGGCTACCGTGTTGGTGATCACCGTCACTGTCTTGGTGACGGTCATTGCTGCCATTGTCATGGCAGAGCGCAACAGGAAGAAGAACCACGAAAAGAACTGGAATGAACCAGAAAGCCTTTTTGACTCACAAGAGAAATGA
- the LOC128328839 gene encoding slit homolog 2 protein-like isoform X1 — protein sequence MSPLFVALLFPWVLVAHASKACPHPCFCYESSSFVDCHGRHLTHIPHGIPHNTWMLDLRVNNLSGLEGDCFDALWSMKILLLSHNSVSRMWPKAFKSLGFLEKMDLSHNLLVRLPRDFSNDLASLKDLKLAHNHLVALGFESLQYLENLEKLDLSHNRVAYIERGTFRGLSRLRHLYLQYNKLVVIHNGFFFMLQNLEILLLNNNNISSIEVEAFTSLHNMNLLGLTGNQLIHLKFKTFLNIQTISTHIQLSGNLWACDCDLQRVFGKIMSVRHLHVDDYENITCASPWQLAGSPLHSVDSQLCVAETATVLVITVTVLVTVIAAIVMAERNRKKNHEKNWNEPESLFDSQEK from the coding sequence ATGTCTCCCTTATTTGTAGCTCTTCTTTTTCCGTGGGTCCTTGTGGCGCATGCTTCCAAGGCTTGCCCCCACCCGTGCTTCTGCTATGAATCCTCCAGCTTTGTGGACTGCCACGGCCGGCACCTGACCCATATCCCCCATGGCATTCCTCACAACACGTGGATGCTGGACCTGAGGGTCAACAATCTGAGTGGGCTAGAGGGAGACTGCTTTGATGCCTTGTGGTCTATGAAGATTCTTCTCTTGTCCCACAATTCGGTTTCCAGGATGTGGCCCAAAGCGTTCAAATccctgggcttcttggagaagaTGGATCTCAGCCATAACCTCCTTGTCCGTCTGCCGCGGGACTTCTCAAATGACTTGGCTTCCCTGAAGGATCTCAAGCTGGCTCACAACCACTTGGTAGCTTTGGGGTTTGAAAGCCTGCAGTACTTGGAGAACCTGGAGAAGCTAGATCTGAGCCATAACCGGGTGGCTTATATTGAGAGAGGAACTTTCCGGGGTCTGTCCAGACTCCGACACCTCTACCTTCAGTATAACAAGCTTGTGGTCATCCACAATGGCTTCTTCTTCATGCTCCAGAACCTGGAAATCCTTctgctgaacaacaacaacatcagctCCATTGAGGTGGAAGCCTTCACTTCATTACACAACATGAATCTTTTGGGACTAACTGGCAACCAGCTCATTCATCTCAAATTCAAGACTTTCCTGAACATCCAGACCATCAGCACCCACATCCAGCTCTCAGGCAACCTATGGGCTTGCGACTGTGACCTCCAGCGGGTTTTTGGCAAGATCATGAGTGTCCGACACCTCCATGTGGATGACTATGAGAACATCACCTGCGCCAGCCCCTGGCAGTTAGCTGGCTCACCTCTCCACTCTGTGGACAGCCAGCTGTGCGTTGCAGAGACGGCTACCGTGTTGGTGATCACCGTCACTGTCTTGGTGACGGTCATTGCTGCCATTGTCATGGCAGAGCGCAACAGGAAGAAGAACCACGAAAAGAACTGGAATGAACCAGAAAGCCTTTTTGACTCACAAGAGAAATGA